Below is a window of Schistocerca cancellata isolate TAMUIC-IGC-003103 chromosome 4, iqSchCanc2.1, whole genome shotgun sequence DNA.
GTGGTATCAGTTAGAAGAAACTTGTACTGTGTGCATTTGGTACAGAAATAACCCATGGCtgcaaaaaatgcaaataaaattaatcTAATTGTAAAAAAACATCATAATGTAGCTCTAAATACAACATATTTAAATGAGCTGCCAAGAGTCACTAGCGAGCTATCGAAATATGTGGAGTTCACTTTATTTTTATCGTAGACAGCTGGAAACACCTCGGAGGAATAGGTGAAACGTGTTTggtgcacaaataaaataaaatcaataactgGGGTGAAATGAATGGAAAGGAAACGGGATGGGAAAGAGTTAGGAAGGAAATAATGATTTCCAGCCCCACAGGGCATTGCGGCAATGCAACGGCgggagctgaaaatttgtgccggaccgggcctcgaaaccggatgctccgcttctctagatCGGCTGGCTGCCTTGACCGCCTCGGCCATCTGGACAAGCtatctgtcagacccaaattcccaatTTCTCGCTCGTCGCACTTCAACGGCCTCGGCCCATAAACCCTCCGTTCTTAGATTTCTGATTCCTGTAGGAGTACGGACGTtgcttgtgcatccgcactgaaaattTTTCATCTAACAGCATCGCGCACATAGAATTACTATAGATATGAGTGGTGTCTTTTCTGTCTGATACGTGCGTCCGAACTCCTAGGGGAATCGAAAATCTGCGGGCAGGGCGTTAATAGGCGGGAGTCGTTGCGGTGTGGCAAGCAGGAAGTtaggaatttgggtctgacggaaaaCGTGTCCAGATGGCGGAGACGGTTAAGGCAGccgttctagagaagcggagcattcgggttggagtcccggtcagaCAAATTTTGAACGCTCGCCGTTGCATTGCCGCAATGCCCTGTCTTTCCCAtcccgtttcctttccattcctttcgtCCAAATCATTGATGTATATGTAGTAACTGCTTCACCGCAAgtgttgtctgttctgtcggacacgcTCGGCACCGCTCATATGTATAATTCTCTTGCAACTTTCAGTtgcaagagaattttttttttttaatccacatGATAAAGCATATCAATCAGCAACTGTGGGGGAAAATGCCTGCATGTCTTAAGATGTTTATTTACAAGTTTAAACTTTTGAAATAGGACTTATCTGTTTGGAACACTGATTTTTAATATCCACAGAACAATACAGCAGAACTACGTCGAATGATAAAGGGAGTAAAAGAAGATGTTAATTACGatgtattaaaaaaactaaaaacccgcctcgattgcgaaaaaaagcacctagtgtttacccaggtttcggcgtagataactacaccttgaAGAAcagtaaaacccacaagtgcctaagaagaccttagTCAATGtgtaaaagaacaccatagctatacagttataaacgaaaaagaaaaggaaaacacaaacagtacatatgtacaaagtcaaaaccactgctTAACAGTGTACGCTCcaactcacaccggcctatgttcgatgggccatgactcgCCATAAACCGCaactacaaatggtcgctcacttacaagcacGACCCGCTACCTATGCACGTGCGCAAGAcaagaagttacttgaatgcgcatgcgcatacgaatacgagaaagtttatacatgggtcaggggtaaatagcccatatattcccaaccgtggataaacgtatatcaaaaaatggaaTTGATAGAATAAGTGACGAGCTaagtaggagatgaaacctaaaaataaacgcacccggttgcttatgctaggaaagaaacatatatgaagcTGCCTATGACAACAGGaagaactcttaaaaactatacctaaagctagtagttagcctgggggggggggggggggggctgaggggacgtaatctaaagacgtcgtggtaagAAAGATATAGGAATAAAACTTGAGGTGTTCAAAGTGCTAAAATCACtttcatcgtaaaaggaaaatgaggataaaaagaaagatgaggataaaaagaaagatgaggataaaaagaaagatgaggataaaaagaaagatgaggataaaaagaaagatgaggataaaaagaaagatgaggataaaaagaaagatgaggataaaaagaaagatgaggataaaaagaaagatgaggataaaaagaaagatgaggataaaaagaaagatgaggataaaaagaaagatgaggataaaaagaaagatgaggataaaaagaaagatgaggataaaaagaaagatgaggataaaaagaaagatgaggataaaaagaaagatgaggataaaaagaaagatgaggataaaaagaaagatgaacagcttgaccaaccgcgccctgacccatgtataaactttctcgtgttcgtatgcgcatgcgcattcaagtaacttcactTGTCTcgcgcatgtgcataggtagcgggtcgtgcttgtaagtgagcgaccatttgtagctgcggTTTATGGCGAGTCATGGCccgtcgaacataggccggtgagaggtggagcgtacactataagtagtggttttgagtttgtacatatgtactgtttgtgcttTCCTTTTCTGTTTCGTTTATAactgtatagctatggtgttcttgtAATCATTGAcagaggtcttcttaggcacttgtgggttttattgttcttctgaggaaggtgtagttatctacgccgaaacctgggtaaacactaggtgcttttctcgcaatcgaggcgggtttttagttttttaatatattaaccaacgattgccgacgcgctgcgatgttgaaggttctttaaTTACGATGCGCTGAGTGATTTACATATTGATCATATGGCCCAAAATGAGCAGCAGTTACCTGGGCTTGTCCGCGAGTGAGCTCGGTGACGATGCTGCCGCCGGCGGAGCCTGTGATGAGCGAGGAGACGGAGCAGCCGACTCTGATGGCCGAGACGTCGTCCGGCGCCAGCTGGCGCGCAGGCCGCGCCGCgccagccgctgccgctgccgccgcgtcGTCGTGCGCGCGCGCCACGGCCAGGCTGCCGTTGCTCAGGATCTGGCGCTGGCGCTGAAGCTGCAGCTGGCGAGGCGCGTAGTAGTCCTGGCCGTATCCCTGCGACATCCCGACGCGCGCCGGCCCCAGCTTGCCCTGGCGCCGCATCAGCAAGAGACTGCCCAGCTGTGGCGGTTTCGGAGGCAGCGCCGGGGGAATAGGTCTCTTGGGCAGCGCCGAGGTCGCCTTGCTGTCCTTCAGACTGCTCGAGCCCGTCTTCTGATCGACACAGCTTAGCTTCTCAACCTCTTTCCGTCCACTGTCTGCCGCCGTGCAATCGTTTGCTacttttgtattttcttccttCAGAACAGACTTACCCACTTCCTTTTTAAGCGTTTCGACGGACTTCTCATCGATGTGGCGAGCTTCGtttttgtccacctcttccagtTCCACATTCCTGACCAAAGTGAGGCCTTGACTCGACATCATTAAACAGGCTTTTTCTTCCAGATGCTGAGCTTTCGTAGGGGGCGACGGTGTCTTCTCCTTTATTGCCCACCTCATCTGTTCGAGCTTCAGTTCGGTAGCCTTCTTGTGCAATGCTGCTACTTTCTCCACCTCCTTCACAATATCGAATTCCTCCTCATTTTTCTTCTCTGAGAGATTTTCCAGCGTTGCAGCTCCTACAGGTGCCTGAGACTTTTCATTCGCGTTTTCCATAACGCCATCGTGTTCTTCCTGGTCCTCTTGTTCTTCTTCGATGCTGGAGCACGTGTACGTGAATTTCACCCTCCTTTCCTTTTCATTCAGCTTATCCCTGTTAGAGAATTTGTATTCGTGAGCGTCTCCTTCGTCCTGGTCACGAAGTAGTAtttgattgacacattccaggaCAGGATTGTGATTGTACACTTTGTACAGATCTCTGTCCGCAAAATCCTCGTGCCGCCCGAGATAGCTGTGATCGTGCTCCTCCGTTTGGCAACTCTCGTCGCGTTCTTCTTTCAGAATGCCGTTAGTAGGCTCAGCCGGTTTAAGGGCAACAGCAGTGTCACTTTCCGACGTTTTTGAAGAAAGGGACTCCAGTGAATCGTGGTGTCCATTCCATTTCGGAGATTCTTCAGTAGCTAAGGCGGAGCCAGGCGAGTTGGAATTTTCGATGGGTAAAGATAACGTCTTTGTTCTTCTCGCTGCTCTACGTAGCCTTGCAATCTCTAGCGCCTGTAAGAAAGAAAATACAGTTATTCTCATAACTTATAGAATTACTGTATCAATAGTCATAGGTAGTACTGGCAAATGACGGTGAATTACACAAAACCTCCCGCTGTTCGAACCATTACTTTTGAGTAAACAATCAACTGGACATTACTAAACTGCTTCTTACTCTGCCCAGATGTGTCTTGAATCCGTACTTTTACAACTGACAAGTGTGAAGTACCATCTCAAGTAGTTCTTCCTTGCCACACTGTATGAAGGGAAGTATACATATCCTCTATGGTACGGTGCTGTCATAGCCAAACACGTGGAAGTGACCCTTTACTGAAACTGTACGTTTCATTATACTCGCAACCAAGTCTTAAAGGAAAATATTTATGTACAACTGGAATTTCTCTGTCTCTGACTTAAAATCTTGCAATGGAGACTGTTGAAACTTATTTCTTTCTGCACATTGTTATCTATCGTCCGGATTTAACACATGAGCTGCTAAAACGTCTTAGTAATAAGTTACCAACTTACTACCGTAGAAGATAAGCTGTAAAGTACCGTGATTTAGAGTCAAGGATGCTGATCAGAAGGATGCAGTCTGATCGGTCATTCAGAAAGGATGGAAAGATTGTCTTCATGTGGGATGGATGTATTCTGGACATAGAgaatgatgttcaaatgtgtgtgaaatcttatgggactttactgctgaagtcatctgtccctaagcttacacactacttaacctaaattatcgtaaggacaaacacacacacacacacacccatgcccgtgggaggactcgagcctccgccaggACCatccgcacggtccatgactgcagcgcctgagaccgctcggctaatcccgcgcggcgtagagAATGATAAGGCTGTTCAGAGGTTCATGTATTTCTGCTAACACTGTTCCTAGTCGAAGATAGATTACACTGTTACTTCAGTAATTCTTCCCATAGTTTCACATTTTCAATTCGTGATACGTGCAAACAGATTAACCCGACGAGATCCTAATCTTTGACATTTTATCCGCATAGTATTTGCAATAAATTATTCATCAAATAATTACTTATTCAGATGAATTGTCTGTTTACTCTCAGATTGCAGAGACAATATTACAGAGTATCTATTTCTAGTAACTGCGTCTGTTCCGTTAGAAATGCTGGAAGACAGAGGAACGCAAATCAAAAGTCAAGGATCTAGTCTTGTAATAAAAATATTGCAAGGGATACATTTCCCTGGATTCGAAAAGTTGCGAAAATAGCTTCTGTAATTACGGACAATGGACAGGGCTGACACGTAGCGAATCAACAAATTCTGTAGTTTTCTTTAGCGAACTATAGAATAAAtcacattacaaaatgacaaacGCAAATTGCTCGCTAATTTATCGCCATTGTCTGTCTTTACAAATGTATATGGAGAATGTATTAAAAGTTGTGATTGCAGTGCAGATAGGGATAAAGTGCACAAactatgacgtcatcagtctctcCTGCCCATAAGCGTCAAGCTGGGGAAAGTCCCCAACAGTAAAGGCACAGTCAAAGCCTGAAGAACCCAATAGTAACAGAGTATCAATAAATCCGCTAGACAGAAGCAAGAAGTAGTGAGAAAGCGGTGAGAGTGTAGGTGGGTGAGTTGCTCCGCGCAGAAAGCAGCTGGAGGCCCCTGGGACATGTCATGTGATGTGAGACGCATCCTCTGTATTCGACCAGTGTTTCCTCACTCTCCATTATCACAAGAAAAACTAGAATGCAAAAAGTTAATGTGATCTCAAGAGAGATGACAGTAACAAACTACAGACGTAAAAAAAATAAGAACTAAAGAGGAGGGAAGAGCAGGAGCAGGCCGGGCCACTGGGCAACGGCAACTATGGGCCCCCTGGGTTGGAGCAGGAGACGGGGAACCTCAAAAGGATGACGAGGGCAATGTGCCCTACctcacagagaggagtttaaacatgggaaaaacgtaaaactctaaCAGCTGGTGTGGCATCGTCCGCTAGCACTAGAGGCAGTGTGTCAGCAAGTTGAAGGTTTCGCTGTAAGGTGATCAAATTGGGGCAGTCCAGTACGACGTGGGCCACCATCAGACAGACGCCAAACCGACAGTGGGGTGGTGCCTCATGTCGCATGACTTGACTGTAGGCGAGCTTTTTGTGGCCAATGCGAAGTCAATGAAACTGTAGATTTTCTGTGAAAAACCACGAAGGGAATACTACCAGTGGTCGTGGTCCACCTTCCTGCTAGTAGTACAGAGAAACCAGGGCACAGCTATTCGTGTTCCGAGCCTCAAACTGACGAAAGGTCTGGTACCAGAACCCCAACCTCTTAAATTGACATCCTGGTAGCTTATGTGGTCAGGTCGTTCGTTCCCTACGACCCTAATGTGACCTGTGGTCCAGACAAAGACGACCGACCATCCAGCTTGATGAAAGTCAGACAGGAGATACTGGATGGTGACAACCATTGGTGTCGAGTGTAGCAACAGTCGATAGCGAGAAGACTACTTTGGGTGGGACGGCCGATTAAGAACGTACCGCCAGTGCAAGAATCAATAACAACAGTGACTGAGGACTCACATGATGTCCAACAATTCTGCAGTGAAAGCACTGCCTCCGCTCGACAGGGAAATTAGTTCACTGTACCTTGCACGTGTCGGCAAAACCAGTTCGTCTGTCGACCATAGAGCCGTCAGTGTATACCACTTTGTAACCCATAAATGAAGAACAGCCAGGAACAAATGGCGAGAAACCATGGGGTCAAATCAGCCTTTTGGTTCAAAGAATAGGTCGAGACAGATCCGATGCCGCGGTACACATCCTGAGGGTGCACGCGAttattcaaatatggttcaaatggctctgagtactatgggacttaactgctgaggtcatcagtcccctagaacttagaactactaaaacctaactaacctaaggacatcacacacatccatgcccgaggcaggattcaaacctgtgaccgtagcggtagcgcggttccagactgtcgcgcctataaccgctcggccactccggccggcgcacgcgATTGTTCCCTGACAAGAGGCGACAGGTGGGACAGGATCAGAGCTTTGTAAAGTCGCAAAGAGGTAGAGTGGTCTGCACCCCTGCTTATGTTACTGAGGCAGCGAAGTGTACTAAGGTGTGACCAGCACGATCACTTTAGTTGGCGAAGTGACATCTGTCGGACATCGAATACCAGACCCAAAAAGGGCTGAAGATTCCACCAGACTGAGCAGTTGATCATCGAGGTAgagttctggttgtggatggacAGAACAATGGCGACAGAAGTTCATGATGCATGCCTTGGTGGCTGGAAACCAGAAGCCATGGGTGAGGGTGCAGGACAGCGCCTTTCACAAGGCACAGACAAAACTCAGGAGTGGACCATGTGGTGTCTTAAGCGTTTTGTAAGCTGAAGACGGTGATGTGTGTTGGCATTGGGCAAAAACTGACGTAACAGCTGATTCCAGGCAGACGAAATTGTCACAAGTAGAACAGCCTTTGTGAAAACCACCCATGGACGGAGACTAAAGACCCCAAAACTTTAGGTACCAACACAGATGTTGGCACACCATGCATTCGACCAACTTGCAGAGAACATTAGTAAAAGACTTACTGGGCGATATCTGTCCATCTCAAGGGGATGTTCACCCAGTTTCAG
It encodes the following:
- the LOC126184311 gene encoding uncharacterized protein LOC126184311; this translates as MTASTHRGMHSSRRRKLVVDIPVYDLSQPPIFHRPLRSDKLQQQQQQQPVSGRTRVAPTRLTAAVDGLPGSRLLRQIHAAGCTPKGRTRSSGDAACCAETRRELSLARLALSTQESRWRQLLSAEARLRRRQLNSVLAALLGLERRLRSEQASIRAQLAARDDLIRQQALEIARLRRAARRTKTLSLPIENSNSPGSALATEESPKWNGHHDSLESLSSKTSESDTAVALKPAEPTNGILKEERDESCQTEEHDHSYLGRHEDFADRDLYKVYNHNPVLECVNQILLRDQDEGDAHEYKFSNRDKLNEKERRVKFTYTCSSIEEEQEDQEEHDGVMENANEKSQAPVGAATLENLSEKKNEEEFDIVKEVEKVAALHKKATELKLEQMRWAIKEKTPSPPTKAQHLEEKACLMMSSQGLTLVRNVELEEVDKNEARHIDEKSVETLKKEVGKSVLKEENTKVANDCTAADSGRKEVEKLSCVDQKTGSSSLKDSKATSALPKRPIPPALPPKPPQLGSLLLMRRQGKLGPARVGMSQGYGQDYYAPRQLQLQRQRQILSNGSLAVARAHDDAAAAAAAGAARPARQLAPDDVSAIRVGCSVSSLITGSAGGSIVTELTRGQAQEQAMVGDDSLLRSNFEEFRLEEVDVDVGRADGDGAEEARAPPSPSPAQLQQQRDSYESFLEATGLSQKAILTPSRLLSNHRSVLKPKDVKHRSRVLRGDRNSAPLVRYWVEPFL